The following are encoded together in the Candidatus Tumulicola sp. genome:
- a CDS encoding DUF6438 domain-containing protein — MPTVCDGECGVGKTPTYTDISAVRYARTSCFGRCPNYQVLFAKISTRDPKFICEYVARSNVSKHGTYTAVCQSEVLSKVVSLLETTGFYSLSVVPDLVSDVPHLLIAVERCDVTTVLDWPEYPQRPDIDGLAKGLDRITDAQTWSKTSDSSESSWIQASF, encoded by the coding sequence ATGCCGACTGTTTGTGACGGCGAATGCGGCGTGGGAAAGACGCCAACGTACACAGATATATCTGCCGTCCGGTATGCCCGTACTTCGTGTTTCGGCAGATGTCCGAATTACCAAGTTCTCTTCGCAAAAATATCGACCCGCGACCCGAAGTTCATTTGCGAATACGTGGCGAGATCGAACGTTTCTAAGCACGGAACGTATACGGCAGTTTGCCAAAGCGAAGTCTTGTCGAAAGTTGTCAGTCTCCTCGAGACCACCGGCTTCTACTCATTAAGCGTCGTTCCCGATCTAGTCAGCGACGTGCCGCACTTGCTGATTGCAGTTGAGCGATGCGACGTTACGACGGTGCTCGACTGGCCGGAATACCCGCAACGGCCTGATATCGACGGTTTAGCTAAAGGACTCGATCGAATAACCGACGCGCAGACATGGAGCAAAACCAGCGACTCGAGCGAAAGCTCTTGGATCCAGGCGTCTTTTTAA
- the typA gene encoding translational GTPase TypA, with the protein MRTRPDIRNVAIIAHVDHGKTTLVDAMLRQSGVFREGQALTTRVMDSNPLERERGITILAKNTAVRHGATKFNIVDTPGHADFGGEVERVLQMVQGVLLLVDAAEGVMPQTRFVLRKALELDLRAIVVVNKIDRKDARPQEVVNETFDLFVELGASDEQAEFPVLYTNARAGIAKRDLDDESDSLEPLFETIVTHVPEAPAEDGSFQLLISAIDHNKYVGRIGIGRIFRGTSRVNAPIAKVARDGEVAMGLRLTTLLTFAGLERIEVEEASAGDIVCVSGIDDLNIGDTIAAADNPEGIHAVAVDEPTVSMSFSVNASPFAGREGKFLTSRQIRERLIRELESNVALRVADTESADTFDVRGRGELHLSILIETMRREGYEVAVSKPQVIVIERDGKRWEPVEYVVVDVPEEYVGPVIEALGKRKALMSNMINIGASRRLEYTMPTRATFGLRGELLTLSRGTAVMSHTYYDHQEWQGELPGRSVGALVASDTGRTTGYALQGLDQRGEFFIGPGVDVYEGMIVGRANDDKDIAMNVVREKKLTNMRAAGTDENVRLAPPDTLSLERAIEFIEDDELVEVTPESIRLRKRILDEGERLKARKRVAAPK; encoded by the coding sequence GTGAGAACCCGCCCAGATATCCGCAACGTCGCCATTATTGCCCACGTCGACCATGGGAAAACCACCCTGGTCGATGCCATGCTGCGCCAAAGCGGCGTATTTCGTGAAGGGCAAGCCCTGACGACGCGGGTGATGGATTCCAACCCCCTCGAACGCGAACGCGGGATCACGATTTTAGCTAAAAACACCGCGGTCCGGCACGGTGCGACGAAGTTCAACATCGTCGATACGCCCGGACACGCCGATTTCGGTGGCGAGGTCGAGCGCGTGCTGCAGATGGTGCAGGGCGTGCTGCTGTTAGTCGATGCGGCCGAAGGCGTTATGCCGCAGACGCGTTTCGTGTTGCGCAAAGCGCTGGAACTCGATCTGCGTGCGATCGTGGTAGTAAATAAGATCGATCGCAAGGATGCTCGACCGCAAGAAGTCGTCAACGAAACGTTCGACCTGTTTGTCGAACTTGGCGCGAGCGACGAACAGGCCGAATTTCCGGTGCTATATACGAACGCGAGGGCCGGCATCGCGAAGCGCGATCTCGACGATGAAAGCGATTCACTCGAGCCGCTGTTCGAGACGATCGTCACACACGTTCCGGAAGCGCCGGCCGAAGACGGTTCGTTTCAGTTGTTGATCTCGGCCATCGACCATAATAAGTACGTCGGCCGAATCGGCATCGGCCGGATCTTCCGTGGCACCTCCCGTGTTAACGCGCCGATCGCGAAGGTCGCGCGCGACGGCGAGGTTGCTATGGGCTTGCGCCTAACGACGCTCCTCACGTTTGCCGGCCTCGAGCGCATCGAAGTCGAGGAAGCGTCGGCCGGCGATATCGTGTGCGTTTCGGGCATCGACGATCTGAACATCGGTGATACGATTGCGGCTGCCGATAATCCCGAAGGCATTCACGCGGTAGCGGTCGACGAGCCGACCGTTTCGATGTCGTTTAGCGTTAACGCGTCGCCGTTCGCCGGCCGCGAAGGTAAGTTTCTGACGTCGAGACAGATTCGCGAGCGGTTGATTCGCGAACTGGAATCGAACGTCGCGCTGCGCGTCGCCGATACCGAATCGGCCGACACGTTCGACGTGCGCGGACGCGGCGAGCTTCATCTTTCGATCCTGATCGAGACCATGCGACGCGAAGGCTACGAGGTGGCTGTTTCCAAGCCGCAGGTCATCGTTATCGAACGCGACGGCAAGCGCTGGGAGCCGGTCGAGTACGTGGTGGTCGACGTGCCGGAAGAGTACGTTGGTCCCGTCATCGAAGCGCTCGGCAAACGCAAAGCATTGATGTCGAACATGATTAACATCGGCGCTTCGCGCCGGCTGGAATACACGATGCCGACGCGCGCGACGTTCGGTCTCCGCGGCGAGTTGTTGACGCTGTCGCGCGGTACCGCCGTAATGTCGCACACGTACTACGACCATCAAGAGTGGCAGGGCGAACTACCCGGACGTTCGGTCGGCGCATTGGTCGCAAGCGATACGGGCCGCACGACCGGTTATGCATTGCAGGGACTCGACCAACGCGGTGAATTCTTCATCGGGCCGGGAGTCGACGTGTACGAAGGCATGATCGTCGGCCGGGCCAACGATGACAAGGATATCGCCATGAACGTCGTGCGCGAGAAGAAACTCACCAACATGCGCGCTGCCGGTACCGACGAGAACGTGAGGCTCGCGCCGCCCGACACACTGTCGCTCGAACGCGCGATCGAATTCATCGAAGATGACGAACTCGTCGAAGTGACGCCAGAGTCGATCCGCCTGCGCAAGCGGATCTTAGACGAAGGCGAGCGCCTCAAAGCTCGCAAACGCGTGGCAGCCCCGAAATAA
- a CDS encoding VOC family protein — MQLEPYLFFSDGACEDALSAYTTILGGEVQGLTRFKDMPADAGPHVTPGTENYVMHARFQANGIAFMASDGRPGQKYLDGPISLSLSVETRAKADQIFAAFSEGGKVDMPMQNTFWGSYFGMVTDKFGIDWMISAPENA, encoded by the coding sequence ATGCAACTCGAGCCGTACCTTTTCTTCAGCGACGGCGCGTGCGAAGATGCGCTCAGCGCCTATACGACGATCCTCGGCGGCGAAGTTCAGGGTCTCACTCGCTTCAAAGACATGCCGGCCGATGCTGGGCCGCACGTGACCCCCGGAACCGAAAACTACGTTATGCACGCACGCTTCCAGGCCAACGGCATCGCGTTTATGGCCTCCGACGGCCGGCCCGGTCAGAAATATCTCGATGGTCCGATCTCGCTCAGCCTCAGTGTCGAGACGCGCGCGAAAGCGGACCAAATCTTCGCGGCGTTCTCCGAAGGCGGAAAAGTCGATATGCCGATGCAGAACACTTTTTGGGGATCGTACTTCGGTATGGTGACCGACAAATTCGGAATCGACTGGATGATCAGCGCGCCCGAGAACGCATAA
- a CDS encoding VOC family protein, giving the protein MTIHLGAVGHFGLAVHDPKQSAKWWQASFDLETIFTGDDYVGLSNDDVTIVLSKGTPDPAAIDHISFHLPDMQALRAALDALKRNGVELEDPGDEIGPEAEGSKNMGLWFHDPDGYRWELSVQGGR; this is encoded by the coding sequence ATGACAATTCATTTGGGTGCGGTAGGGCACTTCGGCCTGGCGGTGCACGATCCGAAGCAAAGTGCGAAATGGTGGCAAGCATCGTTCGATCTCGAGACCATTTTTACAGGCGATGATTACGTTGGGCTAAGCAACGACGACGTTACGATCGTGCTCTCGAAAGGGACGCCGGATCCGGCCGCGATCGATCATATATCGTTTCATCTACCCGACATGCAGGCGTTACGTGCGGCGCTCGACGCTCTCAAGCGGAACGGCGTGGAGCTCGAAGATCCGGGCGATGAAATCGGTCCGGAAGCCGAGGGATCGAAAAACATGGGCCTGTGGTTTCACGATCCCGACGGCTACCGGTGGGAGCTCTCGGTCCAGGGCGGTCGCTGA
- a CDS encoding translocation/assembly module TamB domain-containing protein — MRSTWRRIAVAAAVLVCIVVVGAFLAPQLLRGAVTAAAASFGVRAAVGGVDLHFGQIVLRDVDLKNLAGEPIGRIATTTVRYSLRDLLPGGSRAFGLTGFDVENGQLVLIRHADGTYNLPVQKAGPSRGAPTTPFVFDGRIRNVRVDVYDRAPVIPASAHFAFDDVNADMHVATNAITKYVAGLTYVERSGRFPIAGRGMLDATTKTGLQHWSSARLPIAALADFAIHSTSLRLTDGNLTQLEARVGTLPGPGGTMDNHISATTLLSGGRVVVAGLDAPLAAVNGPIAVYDDGLLLQGVAGTLAAVPMRLDGGVIGLQSPQLHLTVAGQGEVARLRTALAQTANLPLSGRVALSVAVEGAPTAPLVLISARAPAIRFQTYVANSTSATLAFDGRRVVVLDASASYRSIAVRAHGRLDLKSKHSAVAFAAAANVPANAIPQTPAMLAGLPVNADALAIGDSPASVDAFGAARGSNARDTLAATFHLRGNGTGTIGPVTFAGRDGSLYARAVIDHPHKIYDAYVNATGLRVGMNGVGAAIDADMLAGMHGNRTYADGFAHARDVVTPYGPVAAADARFGTTHGSQLAIALTARGIGALDAIAMAVASYNDGAIDLQNATVAAQGNFVRAQGTVTDLTDGAPAYALDANLHAADLSSVVALARPSLAKTIEGSADARLHATGRGADVAVSGTLAAPEGAVNGLPFHELHTNLRGTQRSVQLRDGNVGIGSTAIAFSGDLSPSQQRLSVSAPYMNAADFNDFFDAGDMLAGRGSLRASATLAGGTVLATNGQTTIVGTAVRGIAIGTTRAAWNGNAGDIHADVAADGQYGNFSATGSVGVRGFVDIAAHARNVALAHWLPVAGLQMPVTGTASVDATVAGSFPNLDTNVRANVIDATVLRLPVQSVSAVLATRAGRGRLQSLAIRAPHLNVDADGAFGLHSTDPLAIDVRTKSDDAVALVNTTLGTKYDASGSLAMNTHIAGTRDDPMITDDVQLTKPRYGNFTANAVFGRITATRRAVSLAGAGINFERGRILADATLPIRLAPFALDPGGVPVSARIIADDVELSNFVSMLPKNTNVTGRIDGTVQIAGNLNKPELGGSLGLTGGSFSGPAESIPITDTVAQVAFDKQTITLNTFSARAGGGGVAGNGYAWIPNFRDPRDALFALSMRTTQAQFDLPKYFKGKLDANVALSRQPGSPILASGSVSVASARIPLTALYNPKPAGGSAPALPPLAFDLQINVGRDVRVQSPNIDLGATGSLRVAGTLAKPQLSGTFTSTGGTVSFLRDFRVQSGTVTFDPNSGIVPDVDATATTYVSNPSTDVTLHVTGPATSLNLGFASQPPYDRDQILGLLVNAQSLGAVRGVAATGGGSFSAGAAIANLAAGQLNTLFTRNLLEPLSVAVGDTLGLQNFQITNDLQSGLGISAVKKLGDKVSFIFAETFNETRRTAYTVQYRPNISSQLQMTAYTSLQQNPFATQPFLSQTTSTGTGISTATIPIATGGNGIDFKYQRTFPPP; from the coding sequence GTGCGTTCGACATGGCGTCGGATCGCGGTCGCCGCCGCCGTCCTCGTTTGTATCGTGGTCGTGGGCGCATTCCTTGCACCCCAATTGTTGCGCGGCGCCGTTACGGCGGCAGCCGCTAGCTTCGGCGTACGTGCGGCCGTCGGTGGCGTGGATTTGCACTTCGGGCAAATCGTGTTGCGCGACGTCGATCTCAAAAATCTCGCCGGCGAGCCGATCGGCCGAATCGCTACGACGACGGTGCGATATTCGTTACGCGATTTGCTGCCCGGCGGTTCGCGCGCATTCGGATTAACCGGCTTCGATGTCGAGAACGGACAACTCGTTCTGATCCGTCACGCCGACGGCACCTACAATCTTCCGGTTCAGAAGGCCGGCCCGAGCCGCGGCGCGCCCACCACGCCGTTTGTTTTCGACGGGCGCATCCGCAACGTACGCGTCGACGTGTACGATCGCGCGCCGGTGATTCCAGCGAGCGCGCACTTCGCCTTCGATGACGTGAACGCAGACATGCACGTCGCCACCAATGCGATCACGAAATACGTGGCCGGTCTGACCTATGTCGAACGTTCGGGGCGTTTTCCGATCGCTGGGCGCGGCATGCTCGATGCCACGACCAAGACGGGCCTGCAACACTGGTCGTCGGCGCGACTGCCGATCGCCGCGCTTGCGGACTTCGCGATCCACTCGACGAGTTTGCGACTGACCGACGGTAACTTGACGCAGTTGGAGGCGCGCGTCGGGACATTACCCGGCCCCGGCGGCACGATGGATAACCATATCAGCGCTACGACGTTGTTATCGGGCGGCCGGGTCGTCGTAGCGGGGCTCGACGCACCGCTCGCTGCGGTGAACGGACCGATTGCTGTGTACGACGATGGCCTTCTCTTGCAAGGTGTGGCGGGAACGCTGGCAGCCGTGCCCATGCGTCTGGACGGCGGCGTCATCGGTTTGCAATCGCCGCAATTGCATCTGACGGTCGCGGGCCAAGGCGAAGTCGCTCGACTGCGAACGGCACTCGCACAAACGGCCAACCTTCCGTTATCTGGACGCGTCGCGCTCAGCGTCGCGGTCGAAGGCGCACCGACGGCGCCGTTGGTATTGATCTCCGCGCGAGCGCCGGCGATTCGCTTTCAAACATACGTCGCGAATTCCACCAGCGCCACGCTGGCGTTCGACGGCCGCCGCGTCGTCGTACTCGACGCATCCGCATCCTACCGCTCGATTGCGGTACGCGCGCACGGCCGGCTCGATCTGAAGTCGAAGCATAGCGCGGTCGCGTTCGCTGCCGCTGCGAACGTGCCGGCCAATGCGATTCCGCAGACGCCGGCAATGCTGGCCGGGCTACCGGTGAATGCCGACGCGCTCGCGATCGGCGATTCGCCTGCGTCGGTGGACGCGTTCGGCGCTGCGCGTGGATCGAATGCACGCGACACGTTGGCCGCAACGTTTCACTTGCGTGGCAACGGTACGGGAACGATCGGACCGGTCACCTTCGCCGGGCGCGACGGCTCGCTGTACGCCCGCGCCGTCATCGACCACCCCCACAAAATCTACGATGCGTACGTCAACGCGACCGGACTGCGCGTCGGAATGAATGGCGTCGGTGCCGCGATCGATGCCGATATGCTGGCCGGGATGCACGGAAATCGCACGTATGCCGATGGCTTCGCGCACGCGCGCGATGTCGTCACGCCATATGGCCCGGTGGCCGCCGCCGATGCGCGATTCGGCACGACGCACGGCTCGCAGTTGGCGATCGCCTTAACCGCGCGCGGTATCGGCGCACTCGATGCGATCGCGATGGCGGTCGCCTCCTACAACGATGGCGCCATCGACTTGCAAAACGCGACCGTCGCCGCGCAGGGCAACTTCGTGCGAGCGCAAGGAACCGTGACGGATCTGACGGACGGCGCACCGGCGTACGCCCTGGATGCAAACCTGCACGCAGCCGACCTCTCGTCGGTCGTCGCGTTGGCGCGTCCTAGTTTGGCCAAAACGATCGAAGGAAGCGCGGACGCGCGTTTGCACGCCACCGGCCGCGGCGCCGACGTTGCGGTTTCGGGAACGCTGGCGGCTCCCGAAGGCGCGGTGAACGGCTTACCGTTCCACGAGTTACACACCAATCTACGCGGAACGCAGCGCTCGGTACAGTTGCGCGACGGCAACGTCGGCATCGGCTCCACCGCGATCGCGTTTTCCGGAGATTTGTCACCGTCACAACAGCGCTTAAGCGTTTCGGCGCCGTACATGAACGCCGCCGATTTCAACGACTTCTTCGACGCCGGCGACATGCTGGCGGGGCGGGGGAGTCTGCGCGCATCGGCCACGCTAGCCGGCGGAACGGTGCTCGCAACGAACGGACAAACAACGATCGTCGGAACGGCCGTTCGCGGCATCGCGATCGGAACGACCCGCGCGGCCTGGAACGGGAACGCCGGCGACATTCACGCCGATGTCGCCGCCGACGGGCAATACGGCAACTTCTCGGCGACCGGATCGGTCGGGGTCCGCGGCTTCGTCGATATCGCGGCGCACGCGCGGAACGTCGCACTGGCGCATTGGCTCCCCGTTGCCGGACTGCAAATGCCGGTTACCGGAACCGCGTCGGTCGACGCGACCGTCGCCGGCAGCTTTCCGAACCTCGATACCAACGTGCGTGCCAACGTGATCGACGCGACCGTATTGCGGCTGCCGGTCCAAAGCGTGAGCGCGGTGCTCGCCACGCGAGCCGGACGCGGACGTTTACAAAGTTTAGCGATTCGCGCGCCGCATCTGAATGTCGATGCCGACGGCGCGTTCGGATTGCACTCCACCGACCCGCTCGCGATCGACGTCCGCACCAAGAGCGATGATGCCGTGGCACTCGTCAATACGACGCTGGGCACGAAGTACGACGCATCCGGTTCGCTCGCCATGAACACGCACATCGCGGGCACGCGCGACGATCCGATGATTACCGACGACGTTCAATTGACGAAGCCGCGGTACGGAAATTTCACGGCTAATGCGGTATTCGGACGTATCACGGCGACCCGGCGTGCGGTGTCGCTGGCGGGCGCCGGCATCAATTTCGAACGTGGGCGAATCCTCGCCGACGCGACCTTGCCGATCCGGCTCGCCCCGTTCGCACTCGATCCCGGCGGGGTGCCCGTTTCGGCGCGAATCATCGCAGACGACGTCGAGCTGTCGAACTTCGTATCGATGCTGCCGAAAAACACCAACGTGACGGGACGTATCGATGGCACGGTGCAGATCGCCGGCAATCTCAACAAACCCGAACTCGGCGGATCGCTCGGGCTTACCGGCGGCTCGTTCTCGGGGCCGGCGGAATCGATTCCGATAACCGACACCGTTGCGCAGGTCGCGTTCGACAAGCAGACCATTACGCTGAACACATTCTCGGCGAGAGCGGGCGGCGGCGGCGTGGCCGGCAACGGGTACGCGTGGATTCCGAACTTTCGAGATCCGCGCGATGCGTTGTTCGCATTGTCGATGCGCACCACGCAAGCGCAGTTCGATCTTCCGAAATACTTCAAGGGCAAGCTGGATGCCAACGTCGCGCTCAGCCGCCAGCCCGGCAGCCCGATCCTCGCATCGGGTTCGGTGTCGGTCGCATCCGCGCGCATCCCGCTTACAGCGCTGTATAATCCGAAGCCTGCGGGAGGATCGGCACCGGCGCTTCCGCCGCTCGCCTTCGACTTGCAAATCAATGTTGGCCGCGACGTCCGCGTGCAGAGCCCGAACATCGATCTCGGTGCCACCGGCTCGCTCAGGGTTGCCGGAACGCTGGCCAAGCCGCAACTCTCGGGAACGTTCACGTCGACCGGCGGCACGGTCAGCTTTCTTCGCGACTTCCGCGTGCAGAGCGGTACCGTTACGTTCGATCCCAACAGCGGCATCGTTCCCGATGTCGACGCAACGGCCACGACGTACGTTTCGAATCCGAGTACCGACGTCACGCTCCACGTCACCGGTCCGGCGACCAGTTTGAATCTTGGGTTTGCGTCGCAGCCGCCGTACGATCGCGATCAGATACTCGGGCTCTTGGTGAACGCGCAATCGTTAGGGGCGGTGCGCGGCGTCGCAGCGACGGGTGGCGGGTCGTTCTCGGCCGGTGCGGCGATCGCGAACCTTGCCGCAGGCCAGTTGAACACGCTGTTCACGCGCAATTTGCTCGAACCGCTATCGGTGGCCGTCGGCGACACGCTCGGACTCCAGAACTTTCAGATCACCAACGACCTGCAGAGCGGCTTGGGCATTAGCGCCGTGAAAAAGCTTGGCGACAAGGTCAGCTTCATCTTCGCCGAAACGTTCAACGAAACGCGCCGAACGGCGTATACGGTGCAATATCGCCCGAACATCTCGTCGCAGTTGCAGATGACGGCCTACACATCGCTGCAGCAGAATCCCTTCGCAACGCAGCCGTTCCTCTCCCAAACGACGTCGACCGGCACCGGCATATCGACGGCGACGATTCCAATCGCCACTGGCGGGAACGGCATCGACTTCAAATATCAACGGACGTTTCCGCCGCCGTGA
- the lysA gene encoding diaminopimelate decarboxylase encodes MTEPLLIGGVTGESLAQRYGTPLLVVDLDAVRERVVELRTACDPAGIAISYAGKAFLTVEFARRIASFGIGLDICSLGELATAERAGFPAERLTFHGAGKTLDELQAVVDGRAGRIVVDGIDELRALQRIADRPVDVVLRLNTGVEAHAHEFVRTAGDRTKFGIDSDLEEEAVSILRANGALHLTGLHGHIGSQIDLIEPFVVNVERLVEAAGRFAARGFPVRTLVAGGGFGIDAEGLPALQMDRVAAALGAEVRRATVAAGIALPAIEIEPGRVIIAGAGTTLYRVMTVKRRPGRTYVIVDGGMADNPRPALYGAHHDVVADGAVGPFETMAVCGRSCENDEMAEMALPAGIERGTLLAMRTTGAYTYSMASNYNRFARPAVVGLENGTERLLARRESLDDLLALDFAER; translated from the coding sequence ATGACCGAGCCATTGCTCATCGGCGGTGTGACGGGCGAATCGCTGGCACAAAGGTACGGTACGCCCTTGCTCGTTGTCGATCTCGACGCCGTTCGCGAGCGGGTGGTCGAGCTTCGAACTGCCTGCGACCCCGCGGGCATCGCAATTTCTTACGCCGGTAAAGCTTTTCTAACGGTCGAGTTTGCGCGACGGATCGCGTCGTTCGGTATCGGCCTCGACATATGTTCGCTCGGCGAGCTCGCCACCGCCGAACGCGCCGGCTTTCCGGCGGAGCGACTGACGTTTCATGGTGCGGGCAAGACTCTCGACGAGTTGCAGGCGGTGGTCGACGGTCGTGCCGGCCGCATCGTGGTCGACGGCATCGACGAACTGCGCGCGCTGCAACGAATTGCCGACCGGCCGGTCGACGTGGTGCTGCGTCTGAACACCGGCGTCGAAGCGCACGCGCACGAATTCGTTCGAACTGCGGGCGACCGCACCAAGTTCGGCATCGATTCGGATCTCGAGGAGGAAGCCGTTTCGATACTACGAGCAAACGGTGCTCTGCATTTGACTGGCCTGCACGGTCACATTGGGTCGCAGATCGATCTGATCGAACCGTTCGTCGTAAACGTCGAGCGTCTGGTTGAGGCCGCCGGTCGCTTCGCCGCGCGAGGGTTTCCGGTGCGCACGCTGGTCGCCGGCGGCGGGTTCGGAATCGACGCGGAGGGACTGCCCGCGCTGCAGATGGATCGAGTGGCGGCCGCGCTCGGCGCCGAGGTTCGCCGGGCAACCGTGGCGGCTGGAATTGCGCTGCCGGCGATTGAGATCGAGCCCGGACGCGTAATCATAGCCGGAGCGGGTACGACCTTGTACCGCGTGATGACCGTGAAACGCCGCCCCGGCCGCACCTACGTGATCGTCGATGGCGGTATGGCCGATAACCCGCGTCCCGCCCTCTATGGAGCCCATCACGATGTCGTCGCCGACGGCGCGGTGGGACCGTTTGAAACGATGGCCGTGTGCGGCCGTTCGTGCGAGAATGACGAGATGGCCGAGATGGCGCTACCCGCAGGTATCGAGCGAGGAACGTTGCTGGCGATGCGCACGACCGGCGCCTACACGTACAGCATGGCGAGCAACTACAATCGTTTCGCGCGGCCCGCGGTCGTCGGCTTAGAAAACGGCACCGAACGGTTGCTCGCGCGGCGCGAATCGCTCGACGACTTGCTCGCGCTCGATTTCGCGGAGCGTTAA
- a CDS encoding APC family permease, whose product MPTNEPILQVPPLRRSLGLVDVALFFVVAGSNLQWVATAAAAGPSSIPVWILGAATMFLPLSICVVSLTSRYPDEGGMYAWSKRAFGPFAGFFTGWTYWTSNLPYFPALLYFAAGNALYFGNWSHALGSSPLYFIGFALAGLALGTIVNVYGYSVGRWLNNAGALSRWIVTLALIALGAIAWVKFGAATPITAATMRPEASLKNAIFWSVIAFAWTGPEAISFIAGEVRQPRRSIPLGLAMAAPAIGVIYVLGTVAVLVALPSHSVDQSSGVMQTIAQVAVRLNSAWIVPVAAFLVVVSCLGSCGAWLGAVARIPFVAGIDHYLPKSFGIMHPRWGSPVVALLSQSGIAAVFVVLGQSGSSVHGAYDILVSSTVLITMLPFMFLFAAAIKLRGGFWIVACAVVGFITTVAAAIFALIPAPDDADKVVSVAKVLFLTALLAGAGVAVYWLGRRRLPNG is encoded by the coding sequence GTGCCCACGAACGAGCCGATCTTGCAGGTTCCGCCATTACGCCGCAGCCTCGGGCTGGTCGACGTTGCGTTGTTTTTCGTCGTAGCTGGGTCGAACTTGCAATGGGTCGCAACGGCCGCCGCCGCCGGACCATCGTCGATCCCGGTGTGGATTTTGGGCGCCGCGACGATGTTTCTACCGTTGTCGATCTGCGTCGTATCTCTCACGTCACGCTATCCCGACGAGGGCGGCATGTATGCGTGGAGCAAACGCGCTTTCGGACCGTTTGCCGGATTCTTCACCGGCTGGACGTACTGGACGTCAAATCTGCCGTATTTTCCGGCTCTGCTCTACTTCGCCGCCGGAAACGCGTTGTATTTCGGGAATTGGAGCCACGCTCTCGGGTCGTCACCGCTGTACTTCATTGGGTTCGCGCTCGCCGGATTAGCGCTCGGAACGATCGTCAACGTCTACGGCTATTCGGTCGGGCGCTGGCTCAACAATGCGGGCGCGCTCAGTCGTTGGATCGTGACGCTGGCGTTGATCGCGCTGGGCGCCATCGCATGGGTGAAGTTCGGTGCGGCGACGCCGATTACCGCGGCCACGATGCGTCCCGAAGCAAGCTTGAAGAATGCGATCTTCTGGTCGGTCATCGCGTTTGCGTGGACTGGGCCGGAGGCAATCTCGTTTATCGCCGGTGAGGTACGCCAACCACGACGTTCGATTCCGCTGGGGCTGGCGATGGCGGCCCCGGCGATCGGCGTGATCTACGTGCTCGGCACGGTCGCGGTGCTCGTTGCGCTGCCGTCGCATTCCGTCGATCAGTCGTCGGGTGTCATGCAAACGATCGCGCAAGTCGCAGTTCGGTTAAATTCGGCGTGGATCGTGCCGGTCGCCGCATTTCTCGTGGTTGTGAGTTGTTTAGGGAGTTGCGGAGCGTGGTTGGGTGCCGTCGCGCGTATTCCATTCGTTGCCGGCATCGATCACTATCTTCCAAAATCGTTCGGAATCATGCACCCCCGCTGGGGCTCTCCGGTCGTCGCGCTGCTGTCACAGTCGGGCATCGCCGCGGTCTTCGTCGTCCTCGGACAAAGCGGCAGCAGCGTACACGGAGCTTACGATATTTTGGTAAGCTCGACCGTGCTGATCACGATGCTCCCGTTCATGTTCTTATTCGCAGCCGCCATTAAATTACGCGGTGGCTTTTGGATCGTCGCTTGCGCCGTCGTCGGCTTCATAACGACGGTCGCGGCCGCCATCTTCGCATTGATTCCAGCGCCGGACGACGCCGACAAAGTAGTAAGCGTGGCCAAGGTGCTGTTCTTGACCGCGTTGCTCGCGGGAGCCGGCGTCGCGGTGTATTGGCTGGGCCGTCGCCGTCTCCCGAACGGTTAG